From a region of the Mauremys mutica isolate MM-2020 ecotype Southern chromosome 12, ASM2049712v1, whole genome shotgun sequence genome:
- the FADS6 gene encoding fatty acid desaturase 6 isoform X4: MGDFNLNEQREVQWQKVEDRLEIRGMEPWQEMLMENQDLYQERQKGEQPSEAGAARIEPLQKGSPLNHGVEQPEPPGEGRNAQQKGEKLGQGDTPSQETADPTQQLQTGISRAGPPEQEVTPKGKDPGPTLNHPVLDGDGNTSGEEEMPRVFQRGAKEEAEPPEEGRREEALMGELSELVQQVVKRSSWWERHGIDDSIITLNFLILPAGFLCLRSNNALLFLLGIFILGIVHHTVTVKGSHLASHNALTESKSWGKVWAIFFLEVCSAFTAEQAYYNHVKLHHGYTNVIRLGDSSTWKLPFLNRYVYMFIAPIAIPILTPLVALGLLKDVELKTALRTLCCMFLGLYSHYWLLVNVSGFQSVRSALICMLITRSLLAHPYIHVNIFQHIGLPMFSADKKPKRIHLMSLGVLNLPRNALLDWSFGHSIISCHVEHHLFPNLSDNMCLKIKPIVSQYLKKKKLPYNEDSYMSRLQLFLHRYEELMVNAPPITELVGIQ, from the exons atgggagacttcaatttgAATGAg cagagagagGTCCAATGGCAGAAAGTTGAAgatagactggaaataag GGGGATGGAGCCATGGCAGGAGATGCTGATGGAGAATCAGGACCTGTACCAAGAGAGACAGAAGGGAGAGCAGCCAAGTGAGGCAGGAGCAGCCAGGATAGAGCCGCTGCAAAAAGGTTCTCCCCTAAACCATGGAGTGGAACAGCCAGAACCCCCAGGAGAAGGAAGAAATGCCCAGCAGAAAGGTGAGAAATTGGGGCAAGGGGACACACCAAGTCAAGAGactgcagatccaacacaacagCTGCAGACTGGCATCAGCAGAGCGGGTCCCCCAGAGCAGGAGGTGACTCCGAAAGGAAAGGATCCAGGGCCCACCTTAAATCATCCAGTCCTGGATGGAGATGGAAACACCTCCGGAGAAGAAGAGATGCCGAGGGTCTTTCAGAGAGGTGCCAAGGAGGAAGCGGAGCCGCCTGAGGAGGGGAGACGTGAGGAAGCCCTGATGGGGGAGCTCTCTGAGCTGGTGCAGCAGGTGGTGAAGAGAAGCAGCTGGTGGGAGAGACATGGCATAGATGACTCTATCATTACCCTGAACTTCCTCATCCTTCCTGCAG GGTTCCTGTGTCTGCGTTCAAACAATGCCCTTCTCTTCCTGTTGGGCATCTTCATCTTGGGCATAGTGCACCACACTGTAACAGTGAAAGGAAGCCACTTGGCCAGCCACAATGCCTTGACGGAGTCCAAGTCTTGGGGGAAAGTGTGGGCCATATTCTTCCTCGAG gTTTGCTCGGCTTTCACAGCAGAGCAGGCATACTACAACCATGTGAAACTCCACCACGGTTACACTAATGTTATCAGACTAGGCGATTCCAGTACTTGGAAGCTTCCTTTCTTGAACCGATATGTCTACATGTTCATTGCACCCATTGCTATACCCATTTTAACCCCTCTAGTGGCACTTG GTTTGCTGAAGGATGTTGAGTTGAAAACGGCTCTCCGGACCCTCTGCTGCATGTTTCTTGGGCTCTACTCCCATTACTGGCTCCTGGTCAATGTCTCAGGGTTCCAATCAGTGCGGTCTGCCCTCATCTGCATGTTGATCACACGATCTCTCCTGGCCCACCCCTACATCCATGTTAACATCTTCCAG CACATTGGCCTCCCGATGTTCTCTGCTGATAAGAAGCCCAAGCGGATTCACCTGATGAGCCTTGGAGTTCTGAATCTGCCCCGGAATGCCCTGCTGGACTGGTCCTTTGGGCACTCAATCATCAGCTGCCATGTGGAGCATCACCTCTTCCCAAACCTCTCTGACAACATGTGCCTGAAG ATCAAGCCCATAGTCTCCCAGTACCTGAAAAAGAAGAAGCTGCCATACAACGAGGACTCCTATATGTCCCGACTACAGCTGTTCCTACACCGTTACGAGGAACTGATGGTCAATGCACCCCCAATAACTGAACTTGTGGGGATTCAATGA
- the FADS6 gene encoding fatty acid desaturase 6 isoform X3, giving the protein MAEDSGSELLARGMEPWQEMLMENQDLYQERQKGEQPSEAGAARIEPLQKGSPLNHGVEQPEPPGEGRNAQQKGEKLGQGDTPSQETADPTQQLQTGISRAGPPEQEVTPKGKDPGPTLNHPVLDGDGNTSGEEEMPRVFQRGAKEEAEPPEEGRREEALMGELSELVQQVVKRSSWWERHGIDDSIITLNFLILPAGFLCLRSNNALLFLLGIFILGIVHHTVTVKGSHLASHNALTESKSWGKVWAIFFLEVCSAFTAEQAYYNHVKLHHGYTNVIRLGDSSTWKLPFLNRYVYMFIAPIAIPILTPLVALGLLKDVELKTALRTLCCMFLGLYSHYWLLVNVSGFQSVRSALICMLITRSLLAHPYIHVNIFQHIGLPMFSADKKPKRIHLMSLGVLNLPRNALLDWSFGHSIISCHVEHHLFPNLSDNMCLKIKPIVSQYLKKKKLPYNEDSYMSRLQLFLHRYEELMVNAPPITELVGIQ; this is encoded by the exons atggcagaagattctggaagtgaactgCTAGCTAG GGGGATGGAGCCATGGCAGGAGATGCTGATGGAGAATCAGGACCTGTACCAAGAGAGACAGAAGGGAGAGCAGCCAAGTGAGGCAGGAGCAGCCAGGATAGAGCCGCTGCAAAAAGGTTCTCCCCTAAACCATGGAGTGGAACAGCCAGAACCCCCAGGAGAAGGAAGAAATGCCCAGCAGAAAGGTGAGAAATTGGGGCAAGGGGACACACCAAGTCAAGAGactgcagatccaacacaacagCTGCAGACTGGCATCAGCAGAGCGGGTCCCCCAGAGCAGGAGGTGACTCCGAAAGGAAAGGATCCAGGGCCCACCTTAAATCATCCAGTCCTGGATGGAGATGGAAACACCTCCGGAGAAGAAGAGATGCCGAGGGTCTTTCAGAGAGGTGCCAAGGAGGAAGCGGAGCCGCCTGAGGAGGGGAGACGTGAGGAAGCCCTGATGGGGGAGCTCTCTGAGCTGGTGCAGCAGGTGGTGAAGAGAAGCAGCTGGTGGGAGAGACATGGCATAGATGACTCTATCATTACCCTGAACTTCCTCATCCTTCCTGCAG GGTTCCTGTGTCTGCGTTCAAACAATGCCCTTCTCTTCCTGTTGGGCATCTTCATCTTGGGCATAGTGCACCACACTGTAACAGTGAAAGGAAGCCACTTGGCCAGCCACAATGCCTTGACGGAGTCCAAGTCTTGGGGGAAAGTGTGGGCCATATTCTTCCTCGAG gTTTGCTCGGCTTTCACAGCAGAGCAGGCATACTACAACCATGTGAAACTCCACCACGGTTACACTAATGTTATCAGACTAGGCGATTCCAGTACTTGGAAGCTTCCTTTCTTGAACCGATATGTCTACATGTTCATTGCACCCATTGCTATACCCATTTTAACCCCTCTAGTGGCACTTG GTTTGCTGAAGGATGTTGAGTTGAAAACGGCTCTCCGGACCCTCTGCTGCATGTTTCTTGGGCTCTACTCCCATTACTGGCTCCTGGTCAATGTCTCAGGGTTCCAATCAGTGCGGTCTGCCCTCATCTGCATGTTGATCACACGATCTCTCCTGGCCCACCCCTACATCCATGTTAACATCTTCCAG CACATTGGCCTCCCGATGTTCTCTGCTGATAAGAAGCCCAAGCGGATTCACCTGATGAGCCTTGGAGTTCTGAATCTGCCCCGGAATGCCCTGCTGGACTGGTCCTTTGGGCACTCAATCATCAGCTGCCATGTGGAGCATCACCTCTTCCCAAACCTCTCTGACAACATGTGCCTGAAG ATCAAGCCCATAGTCTCCCAGTACCTGAAAAAGAAGAAGCTGCCATACAACGAGGACTCCTATATGTCCCGACTACAGCTGTTCCTACACCGTTACGAGGAACTGATGGTCAATGCACCCCCAATAACTGAACTTGTGGGGATTCAATGA
- the FADS6 gene encoding fatty acid desaturase 6 isoform X2: MMKQNSLIQADRRTGTFFKLACPVPIALHPYRHQALQHQLSSSWLIRIKREVQWQKVEDRLEIRGMEPWQEMLMENQDLYQERQKGEQPSEAGAARIEPLQKGSPLNHGVEQPEPPGEGRNAQQKGEKLGQGDTPSQETADPTQQLQTGISRAGPPEQEVTPKGKDPGPTLNHPVLDGDGNTSGEEEMPRVFQRGAKEEAEPPEEGRREEALMGELSELVQQVVKRSSWWERHGIDDSIITLNFLILPAGFLCLRSNNALLFLLGIFILGIVHHTVTVKGSHLASHNALTESKSWGKVWAIFFLEVCSAFTAEQAYYNHVKLHHGYTNVIRLGDSSTWKLPFLNRYVYMFIAPIAIPILTPLVALGLLKDVELKTALRTLCCMFLGLYSHYWLLVNVSGFQSVRSALICMLITRSLLAHPYIHVNIFQHIGLPMFSADKKPKRIHLMSLGVLNLPRNALLDWSFGHSIISCHVEHHLFPNLSDNMCLKIKPIVSQYLKKKKLPYNEDSYMSRLQLFLHRYEELMVNAPPITELVGIQ; encoded by the exons ATGATGAAGCAGAATTCGTTGATACAAGCAGATAGGAGAACTGGAACATTCTTCAAGCTTGCCTGTCCGGTTCCCATTGCACTTCACCCATACAGGCACCAAGCATTACAACATCAGCTCAGCTCTTCTTGGTTGATTAGAATCAAG agagagGTCCAATGGCAGAAAGTTGAAgatagactggaaataag GGGGATGGAGCCATGGCAGGAGATGCTGATGGAGAATCAGGACCTGTACCAAGAGAGACAGAAGGGAGAGCAGCCAAGTGAGGCAGGAGCAGCCAGGATAGAGCCGCTGCAAAAAGGTTCTCCCCTAAACCATGGAGTGGAACAGCCAGAACCCCCAGGAGAAGGAAGAAATGCCCAGCAGAAAGGTGAGAAATTGGGGCAAGGGGACACACCAAGTCAAGAGactgcagatccaacacaacagCTGCAGACTGGCATCAGCAGAGCGGGTCCCCCAGAGCAGGAGGTGACTCCGAAAGGAAAGGATCCAGGGCCCACCTTAAATCATCCAGTCCTGGATGGAGATGGAAACACCTCCGGAGAAGAAGAGATGCCGAGGGTCTTTCAGAGAGGTGCCAAGGAGGAAGCGGAGCCGCCTGAGGAGGGGAGACGTGAGGAAGCCCTGATGGGGGAGCTCTCTGAGCTGGTGCAGCAGGTGGTGAAGAGAAGCAGCTGGTGGGAGAGACATGGCATAGATGACTCTATCATTACCCTGAACTTCCTCATCCTTCCTGCAG GGTTCCTGTGTCTGCGTTCAAACAATGCCCTTCTCTTCCTGTTGGGCATCTTCATCTTGGGCATAGTGCACCACACTGTAACAGTGAAAGGAAGCCACTTGGCCAGCCACAATGCCTTGACGGAGTCCAAGTCTTGGGGGAAAGTGTGGGCCATATTCTTCCTCGAG gTTTGCTCGGCTTTCACAGCAGAGCAGGCATACTACAACCATGTGAAACTCCACCACGGTTACACTAATGTTATCAGACTAGGCGATTCCAGTACTTGGAAGCTTCCTTTCTTGAACCGATATGTCTACATGTTCATTGCACCCATTGCTATACCCATTTTAACCCCTCTAGTGGCACTTG GTTTGCTGAAGGATGTTGAGTTGAAAACGGCTCTCCGGACCCTCTGCTGCATGTTTCTTGGGCTCTACTCCCATTACTGGCTCCTGGTCAATGTCTCAGGGTTCCAATCAGTGCGGTCTGCCCTCATCTGCATGTTGATCACACGATCTCTCCTGGCCCACCCCTACATCCATGTTAACATCTTCCAG CACATTGGCCTCCCGATGTTCTCTGCTGATAAGAAGCCCAAGCGGATTCACCTGATGAGCCTTGGAGTTCTGAATCTGCCCCGGAATGCCCTGCTGGACTGGTCCTTTGGGCACTCAATCATCAGCTGCCATGTGGAGCATCACCTCTTCCCAAACCTCTCTGACAACATGTGCCTGAAG ATCAAGCCCATAGTCTCCCAGTACCTGAAAAAGAAGAAGCTGCCATACAACGAGGACTCCTATATGTCCCGACTACAGCTGTTCCTACACCGTTACGAGGAACTGATGGTCAATGCACCCCCAATAACTGAACTTGTGGGGATTCAATGA
- the FADS6 gene encoding fatty acid desaturase 6 isoform X5 yields MEPWQEMLMENQDLYQERQKGEQPSEAGAARIEPLQKGSPLNHGVEQPEPPGEGRNAQQKGEKLGQGDTPSQETADPTQQLQTGISRAGPPEQEVTPKGKDPGPTLNHPVLDGDGNTSGEEEMPRVFQRGAKEEAEPPEEGRREEALMGELSELVQQVVKRSSWWERHGIDDSIITLNFLILPAGFLCLRSNNALLFLLGIFILGIVHHTVTVKGSHLASHNALTESKSWGKVWAIFFLEVCSAFTAEQAYYNHVKLHHGYTNVIRLGDSSTWKLPFLNRYVYMFIAPIAIPILTPLVALGLLKDVELKTALRTLCCMFLGLYSHYWLLVNVSGFQSVRSALICMLITRSLLAHPYIHVNIFQHIGLPMFSADKKPKRIHLMSLGVLNLPRNALLDWSFGHSIISCHVEHHLFPNLSDNMCLKIKPIVSQYLKKKKLPYNEDSYMSRLQLFLHRYEELMVNAPPITELVGIQ; encoded by the exons ATGGAGCCATGGCAGGAGATGCTGATGGAGAATCAGGACCTGTACCAAGAGAGACAGAAGGGAGAGCAGCCAAGTGAGGCAGGAGCAGCCAGGATAGAGCCGCTGCAAAAAGGTTCTCCCCTAAACCATGGAGTGGAACAGCCAGAACCCCCAGGAGAAGGAAGAAATGCCCAGCAGAAAGGTGAGAAATTGGGGCAAGGGGACACACCAAGTCAAGAGactgcagatccaacacaacagCTGCAGACTGGCATCAGCAGAGCGGGTCCCCCAGAGCAGGAGGTGACTCCGAAAGGAAAGGATCCAGGGCCCACCTTAAATCATCCAGTCCTGGATGGAGATGGAAACACCTCCGGAGAAGAAGAGATGCCGAGGGTCTTTCAGAGAGGTGCCAAGGAGGAAGCGGAGCCGCCTGAGGAGGGGAGACGTGAGGAAGCCCTGATGGGGGAGCTCTCTGAGCTGGTGCAGCAGGTGGTGAAGAGAAGCAGCTGGTGGGAGAGACATGGCATAGATGACTCTATCATTACCCTGAACTTCCTCATCCTTCCTGCAG GGTTCCTGTGTCTGCGTTCAAACAATGCCCTTCTCTTCCTGTTGGGCATCTTCATCTTGGGCATAGTGCACCACACTGTAACAGTGAAAGGAAGCCACTTGGCCAGCCACAATGCCTTGACGGAGTCCAAGTCTTGGGGGAAAGTGTGGGCCATATTCTTCCTCGAG gTTTGCTCGGCTTTCACAGCAGAGCAGGCATACTACAACCATGTGAAACTCCACCACGGTTACACTAATGTTATCAGACTAGGCGATTCCAGTACTTGGAAGCTTCCTTTCTTGAACCGATATGTCTACATGTTCATTGCACCCATTGCTATACCCATTTTAACCCCTCTAGTGGCACTTG GTTTGCTGAAGGATGTTGAGTTGAAAACGGCTCTCCGGACCCTCTGCTGCATGTTTCTTGGGCTCTACTCCCATTACTGGCTCCTGGTCAATGTCTCAGGGTTCCAATCAGTGCGGTCTGCCCTCATCTGCATGTTGATCACACGATCTCTCCTGGCCCACCCCTACATCCATGTTAACATCTTCCAG CACATTGGCCTCCCGATGTTCTCTGCTGATAAGAAGCCCAAGCGGATTCACCTGATGAGCCTTGGAGTTCTGAATCTGCCCCGGAATGCCCTGCTGGACTGGTCCTTTGGGCACTCAATCATCAGCTGCCATGTGGAGCATCACCTCTTCCCAAACCTCTCTGACAACATGTGCCTGAAG ATCAAGCCCATAGTCTCCCAGTACCTGAAAAAGAAGAAGCTGCCATACAACGAGGACTCCTATATGTCCCGACTACAGCTGTTCCTACACCGTTACGAGGAACTGATGGTCAATGCACCCCCAATAACTGAACTTGTGGGGATTCAATGA
- the FADS6 gene encoding fatty acid desaturase 6 isoform X1: protein MMKQNSLIQADRRTGTFFKLACPVPIALHPYRHQALQHQLSSSWLIRIKQREVQWQKVEDRLEIRGMEPWQEMLMENQDLYQERQKGEQPSEAGAARIEPLQKGSPLNHGVEQPEPPGEGRNAQQKGEKLGQGDTPSQETADPTQQLQTGISRAGPPEQEVTPKGKDPGPTLNHPVLDGDGNTSGEEEMPRVFQRGAKEEAEPPEEGRREEALMGELSELVQQVVKRSSWWERHGIDDSIITLNFLILPAGFLCLRSNNALLFLLGIFILGIVHHTVTVKGSHLASHNALTESKSWGKVWAIFFLEVCSAFTAEQAYYNHVKLHHGYTNVIRLGDSSTWKLPFLNRYVYMFIAPIAIPILTPLVALGLLKDVELKTALRTLCCMFLGLYSHYWLLVNVSGFQSVRSALICMLITRSLLAHPYIHVNIFQHIGLPMFSADKKPKRIHLMSLGVLNLPRNALLDWSFGHSIISCHVEHHLFPNLSDNMCLKIKPIVSQYLKKKKLPYNEDSYMSRLQLFLHRYEELMVNAPPITELVGIQ from the exons ATGATGAAGCAGAATTCGTTGATACAAGCAGATAGGAGAACTGGAACATTCTTCAAGCTTGCCTGTCCGGTTCCCATTGCACTTCACCCATACAGGCACCAAGCATTACAACATCAGCTCAGCTCTTCTTGGTTGATTAGAATCAAG cagagagagGTCCAATGGCAGAAAGTTGAAgatagactggaaataag GGGGATGGAGCCATGGCAGGAGATGCTGATGGAGAATCAGGACCTGTACCAAGAGAGACAGAAGGGAGAGCAGCCAAGTGAGGCAGGAGCAGCCAGGATAGAGCCGCTGCAAAAAGGTTCTCCCCTAAACCATGGAGTGGAACAGCCAGAACCCCCAGGAGAAGGAAGAAATGCCCAGCAGAAAGGTGAGAAATTGGGGCAAGGGGACACACCAAGTCAAGAGactgcagatccaacacaacagCTGCAGACTGGCATCAGCAGAGCGGGTCCCCCAGAGCAGGAGGTGACTCCGAAAGGAAAGGATCCAGGGCCCACCTTAAATCATCCAGTCCTGGATGGAGATGGAAACACCTCCGGAGAAGAAGAGATGCCGAGGGTCTTTCAGAGAGGTGCCAAGGAGGAAGCGGAGCCGCCTGAGGAGGGGAGACGTGAGGAAGCCCTGATGGGGGAGCTCTCTGAGCTGGTGCAGCAGGTGGTGAAGAGAAGCAGCTGGTGGGAGAGACATGGCATAGATGACTCTATCATTACCCTGAACTTCCTCATCCTTCCTGCAG GGTTCCTGTGTCTGCGTTCAAACAATGCCCTTCTCTTCCTGTTGGGCATCTTCATCTTGGGCATAGTGCACCACACTGTAACAGTGAAAGGAAGCCACTTGGCCAGCCACAATGCCTTGACGGAGTCCAAGTCTTGGGGGAAAGTGTGGGCCATATTCTTCCTCGAG gTTTGCTCGGCTTTCACAGCAGAGCAGGCATACTACAACCATGTGAAACTCCACCACGGTTACACTAATGTTATCAGACTAGGCGATTCCAGTACTTGGAAGCTTCCTTTCTTGAACCGATATGTCTACATGTTCATTGCACCCATTGCTATACCCATTTTAACCCCTCTAGTGGCACTTG GTTTGCTGAAGGATGTTGAGTTGAAAACGGCTCTCCGGACCCTCTGCTGCATGTTTCTTGGGCTCTACTCCCATTACTGGCTCCTGGTCAATGTCTCAGGGTTCCAATCAGTGCGGTCTGCCCTCATCTGCATGTTGATCACACGATCTCTCCTGGCCCACCCCTACATCCATGTTAACATCTTCCAG CACATTGGCCTCCCGATGTTCTCTGCTGATAAGAAGCCCAAGCGGATTCACCTGATGAGCCTTGGAGTTCTGAATCTGCCCCGGAATGCCCTGCTGGACTGGTCCTTTGGGCACTCAATCATCAGCTGCCATGTGGAGCATCACCTCTTCCCAAACCTCTCTGACAACATGTGCCTGAAG ATCAAGCCCATAGTCTCCCAGTACCTGAAAAAGAAGAAGCTGCCATACAACGAGGACTCCTATATGTCCCGACTACAGCTGTTCCTACACCGTTACGAGGAACTGATGGTCAATGCACCCCCAATAACTGAACTTGTGGGGATTCAATGA